The following are encoded in a window of Chionomys nivalis chromosome X, mChiNiv1.1, whole genome shotgun sequence genomic DNA:
- the LOC130868417 gene encoding melanoma-associated antigen B3-like: MPRGQKSKLHAREKRSQARGEAQACRGAQETAEETLEAAEESSAASQSQLGAESSSTLKSPQKAAPSASTALSISSSELDESFCEESDTYEEEECPFEVNPCTSSLHQDLIAKKVVALLHCLLHNFYMKQPSTKEEMLKVITKKYENDFPEIFRKASKNLEETFAMEVREVNSSEPSYNLISKLKLPNNGRIRAGKGLPKTGFLMSVLSIIFVSGNCASEEDIWKILKKRQIYPGKKHRIFGEPRKLMTQYFVKLKYLEYRQVANSDPPRYEFLWGPQAYAEINNIKVLEFLAKINKTTPSAIADIYFKSLKNEQEQAEAQDEGGSDTIDSASGDSPVKLPASSSIPFDV, translated from the coding sequence ATGCCTCGTGGTCAGAAGAGTAAGCTCCATGCCCGAGAGAAACGCTCCCAGGCCCGAGGTGAGGCTCAGGCTTGCAGAGGTGCTCAGGAAACAGCAGAGGAAACCCTGGAGGCAGCAGAAGAGTCCTCAGCTGCCTCCCAGAGCCAGCTTGGGGCTGAGTCTTCCAGCACTCTAAAGTCTCCTCAAAAAGCAGCACCATCTGCCTCAACTGCTCTGAGTATTTCTTCCTCTGAATtagatgaaagtttctgtgaAGAAAGTGATACATATGAAGAAGAAGAATGCCCTTTTGAGGTCAATCCCTGCACCAGCAGCCTGCACCAAGATCTGATAGCCAAAAAGGTGGTGGCGCTCTTACATTGCTTGCTCCACAACTTCTATATGAAGCAGCCTAGTACCAAGGAAGAAATGCTGAAGGTTATCACCAAGAAGTATGAAAATGACTTCCCTGAGATCTTCAGGAAAGCCTCCAAGAACCTCGAGGAAACCTTTGCAATGGAAGTGAGGGAAGTCAACTCCAGTGAACCCTCATACAACCTCATCAGCAAGCTGAAACTCCCCAACAATGGGAGGATTCGTGCTGGCAAAGGCTTACCCAAGACTGGTTTCCTGATGAGTGTCCTGAGTATCATCTTCGTTAGTGGCAATTGTGCCAGTGAAGAAGACATATGGAAAATCCTGAAGAAGAGGCAGATCTATCCAGGGAAGAAACACCGCATCTTTGGTGAGCCCCGGAAGCTCATGACCCAGTATTTTGTGAAGCTGAAGTACCTGGAGTACCGGCAGGTGGCCAACAGTGATCCTCCACGCTATGAGTTCCTGTGGGGTCCCCAAGCCTATGCtgaaataaacaatataaaagtCCTGGAATTTTTGGCcaagataaacaaaacaacacctaGTGCCATCGCTGACATttatttcaagtctttgaaaaatgAGCAAGAACAAGCAGAAGCCCAAGATGAAGGTGGTTCTGATACCATTGACTCTGCTAGTGGAGATTCCCCAGTAAAATTACCAGCAAGTTCCTCCATCCCTTTTGATGTTTGA